In one window of Brassica rapa cultivar Chiifu-401-42 chromosome A07, CAAS_Brap_v3.01, whole genome shotgun sequence DNA:
- the LOC103829980 gene encoding uncharacterized protein LOC103829980 translates to MACSSQRMLQQLSLLEFKTREMEVRSELKHNIYEIFKDFITGITKLEELDNAANTFLLRFQQALSLLKRSPILTSSKFIESILKNNETRRLKSYVESGCINIDDAALSTRALHTSLSGLSDHLIKAQSLLSDLEHLTDDAALAIDTATKLSTQLDEASSDGLRQVTSDEENETVSFAQEPEVTEYATVIAVVYSMVEQNYVMQEKIVRSLSLKTSFDELDTYTMMWSLRPFVEDQIMNRAWKCIY, encoded by the exons ATGGCCTGTTCGTCTCAGCGAATG CTTCAACAGTTGTCTCTTTTAGAATTCAAGACAAGAGAGATGGAAGTGAGAAGCGAGCTGAAGCATAATATTTACGAGATTTTCAAAGACTTTATCACGGG GATCACAAAGCTTGAGGAACTAGATAATGCTGCAAACACCTTTCTTCTACGCTTTCAGCAAGCGCTCT CCTTGCTCAAACGCTCTCCAATACTCACTTCCTCCAAGTTCATCGAGAGCATTCTCAAGAACAATGAAACTAGACGGCTTAAATCATACGTAGAATCAGGCTGTATTAACATCGATGACGCTGCACTAAGCACACGGGCTT TGCATACATCTCTATCAGGACTTTCTGACCACCTAATCAAAG CTCAAAGCTTGTTATCTGACCTCGAGCATCTCACTGATGATGCCGCCCTTGCAATTGATACTGCAACAAAGCTCTCCACACAACTAGATGAAGCATCAAGTGATGGTTTGCGACAAGTGACAAGTGATGAA GAGAACGAAACTGTATCTTTTGCTCAAGAACCTGAAGTTACAGAGTACGCTACAGTTATTGCTGTGGTTTACAGTATGGTGGAGCAGAACTATGTTATGCAG GAAAAGATTGTGAGATCTCTTAGTTTAAAGACCTCATTTGATGAACTCGATACTTACACCATGATGTGGTCATTGCGTCCGTTTGTAGAAGACCAGATTATGAACAGAGCATGGAAATGTATCTACTAA